The genomic interval AGGCATGATCGCATCACCACCAATGCTCTGGGCTTCCAGGAGACAGTGAGCAAGGGGATAAATGGCTTCTTGGTTCCCGTTCGTGGTGTAAGCGCCTTCAGCAAGGCCATGGAGCGTTTCATCCTTCAGCCTGAGCTAATCGAACGCATGGGCAAAGAATTCCGGCGTCTGGCCGAAGAACGCTTTGACGTCCACAAGATCAACGCCTTCTCTCTTCGTGAAATGGGGCTTTGAAGGGTAACCTTCGACCACATTCGCGGAGACTCCTTGGGTTTATGTAGCTTCATGCCCCCCTAAGGCTGCATCGGGGGAGCATGACATTTGGTGAATTGTCTTGCACAAAATTGTGGCGTATAATGCTGTGCTTTGGAGGTGCACCATGGAGAGGTTCACTATAGCGGTTGACCCTGAGCTTCTCAGGGAAGCCATACGGCTCACCGGAAAGAAGCGCAAGCGCGAGGTGATCGAGCTTGCCCTGCGCGAGCTCGTCAGAAAGCATCGCCTGGCTGAACTTCGGGAATTGGCAGGGTCGGGTTTGGTGGACTGGACTCCGGAGGAGTTTGCCTCATGGCGGGAAACGGCAAAGGGGCAGCAGTGAACGAAACACGGCTCCAGGGCATCCTCTTAGACACTTCTGTCTGGATCCGGTATCTGCGGCCCGAGGGAGACGAAGATATCAAGGCCGAGGTGAAACGCGTTCTTCTTTCGGAGCGGGTTTTCACTTGTTGGGTAGTGAAGGCAGAACTTCTGGTCGGAGCAAGGGATGAAGAGTCCTTCGAACGGTTGAATGCGGATCTGGAAGCTTTGGAGGAAATCCCGCTTACCAAGGAACTGTGGCTTGGAGCGGCACGGCTTGGGCATATGCTGCGACGCAAAGGGATTACCGTTCCGCTTCCGGATCTACTGATCGCCCAAGTCGCTCTCATGGAAAAACTTGAACTTTGGCACGCCGATGAGCACTTCGAGCACGTCAAGGGAGTAGTGCCGCTCGAAACGAAGCCATTCATAAAATAAAATTAAAAATTTCCACCTTGCCGGTCATGAACACCCCTCAGGCCATCAGGGGATATGGGCTAGCCGATTATCGCAAGATTAGCTTTCGGTTCCTCCAGGAAATGAGGTTTTAGGAGCCAATTAAGCTCTTTGTCCAGTGCAAGAACTTGGCGTAGTATAGCGAGTGGCAGGAGGTGGGCATGGAACGGTGGTTTTTTGAGCGGATCGAGAAAAATCCCAAGATAATGCTTGGGAAACATGTTATAAAAGGGACGAGAAT from Methanomassiliicoccales archaeon carries:
- a CDS encoding PIN domain nuclease — protein: MAGNGKGAAVNETRLQGILLDTSVWIRYLRPEGDEDIKAEVKRVLLSERVFTCWVVKAELLVGARDEESFERLNADLEALEEIPLTKELWLGAARLGHMLRRKGITVPLPDLLIAQVALMEKLELWHADEHFEHVKGVVPLETKPFIK
- a CDS encoding glycosyltransferase family 1 protein — protein: RHDRITTNALGFQETVSKGINGFLVPVRGVSAFSKAMERFILQPELIERMGKEFRRLAEERFDVHKINAFSLREMGL
- a CDS encoding type II toxin-antitoxin system VapB family antitoxin, with the translated sequence MERFTIAVDPELLREAIRLTGKKRKREVIELALRELVRKHRLAELRELAGSGLVDWTPEEFASWRETAKGQQ